The following coding sequences lie in one Verrucomicrobiales bacterium genomic window:
- a CDS encoding alpha/beta fold hydrolase, with amino-acid sequence MKTRLLRVLPLVALCIATLVPGLRAAEAKAKLTFVLVHGATAGAWEWKRCGNFLTDDGHTVYRATLTGLGERMHLNSTNVDLQTHINDVVNLILFEDLHDIVLTGHSYGGIVITGVMDRVPNRIKHVVFLDAAVPDDGMSLWNVFGGDGPRDPSRFADGYMQVPWVKADAKPPHNVKQSIQCFNQPVSYKNPAAKALPATYVAFVPKDKSIEERARTDKGWQRALARGWTIRTFTGGHVAQQEDPHGVATLIEDSVNDRNKTASAK; translated from the coding sequence ATGAAAACCCGACTGCTCCGTGTCCTTCCGCTGGTTGCCCTGTGCATCGCGACGCTTGTCCCGGGACTCCGCGCCGCCGAAGCGAAAGCAAAGCTTACATTCGTACTTGTCCATGGCGCCACCGCCGGCGCATGGGAGTGGAAGCGCTGCGGCAACTTCCTAACTGACGACGGCCACACGGTCTATCGCGCCACGCTCACCGGCCTCGGGGAGCGGATGCATCTAAACAGCACCAACGTGGATCTCCAGACCCATATCAACGACGTGGTGAACCTGATCCTGTTTGAAGATCTCCACGACATTGTGCTCACCGGCCACAGCTACGGCGGCATCGTGATCACGGGCGTCATGGACCGTGTGCCGAATCGCATCAAACACGTCGTCTTCCTCGACGCCGCCGTGCCTGATGACGGCATGTCCCTCTGGAACGTCTTCGGGGGCGACGGGCCCCGTGATCCCTCGCGCTTCGCCGATGGCTACATGCAGGTGCCGTGGGTCAAGGCCGATGCCAAGCCGCCGCACAACGTGAAACAATCCATCCAGTGCTTCAACCAACCCGTCTCCTATAAAAATCCAGCCGCCAAGGCGCTGCCGGCGACCTATGTCGCCTTCGTGCCAAAGGACAAATCGATCGAGGAGCGCGCCCGGACGGACAAGGGTTGGCAACGCGCGTTGGCCCGCGGGTGGACCATTCGCACCTTCACCGGCGGGCACGTCGCCCAGCAGGAGGATCCCCACGGTGTGGCGACGCTCATCGAGGATTCCGTCAACGATCGCAACAAAACAGCCTCGGCCAAGTGA
- a CDS encoding DUF1592 domain-containing protein, whose protein sequence is MKSRANLSAFKVPWASRVAALLIGAMGSQASAANATNDSAAAREAQALDQYQNVISPILKTYCYECHGDGAKKAGLAFDALATKDQILHDPQLWLKVLRNTRSHIMPPPEEAQPSAAELQALEQWIKTSGLGLDPQRPDPGRVTTRRLNRTEYRNTLRDLIGVDFDADAMLPPDDVGYGFDNIGDVLSISPMRLEKFIEAAMTAVNQGGPMDTVVMPTRMLQGGDFLTADGSQNAGRISYYQARTTSHTFKIKTAADYRLMLNTKLDGEATPVDPQRVRVVWKADGKTFLEKEYGWADMEYLTDTFTFKWEPGDHVVSCELTPVFPDLRPLRTKMEYRVLFAIFDGPLEKEKWEHHPNYKRFYTRDKPPADAAERRTYAREVLSRFAARAYRRPVASETVEQLVQIAEKSYSLPGTTFEMGIAQALIAVLASPRFLFHLESTEPAPTGQQVARIDEYSLASRLSYALWSSLPDDELTGLAARGELSKHFQAQVRRMLASPKARAFSENFASQWLQTRSILDIPINSAAVLASETAPLAPEGVTNAAIAAAVAAAGTTTGAETGPAPVTNASSSPPGAGAAAAAGVPPGVGARGPAGFPGRGGPFGRGRRAPMGTELTPELRAAMKQEVESYFEHLVREDRSVLELLESNYTFLNDQLGAVYGITNVIGSEMRRVDLPPGHVRGGVLTMGGVLTVTSNPTRTSPVKRGKWVLENILGSPPAPPPPNVPSLEDTQAKAEIKAATQRELLALHRADPKCASCHSRMDPPGLALEGFNAFGRVRAYESGQKIDPSGELATGETFSGVGDLKKALVEKHRMEFYRTITEKLLTYVLGRGVEYYDVPTVDEIVAKLDQDNGRFSTLLLGVLESAPFQQRRTTPNASNRDQRAGNIPAASNDLAQKP, encoded by the coding sequence ATGAAGTCCCGGGCTAACCTCTCCGCGTTCAAGGTTCCCTGGGCCAGCAGGGTGGCGGCCTTGTTGATCGGGGCCATGGGGTCGCAAGCGAGCGCCGCGAATGCCACGAATGATTCGGCCGCCGCGCGCGAGGCTCAGGCGCTGGACCAGTATCAGAACGTCATCTCGCCGATTCTAAAGACTTACTGCTATGAGTGCCATGGCGACGGCGCCAAGAAGGCCGGACTCGCCTTCGACGCGCTGGCCACGAAGGATCAAATCCTCCATGACCCGCAGCTCTGGCTGAAAGTGTTGCGCAACACGCGATCGCACATCATGCCCCCGCCCGAGGAGGCGCAGCCCAGCGCCGCGGAACTTCAGGCTTTGGAGCAGTGGATCAAGACGAGCGGCCTCGGCCTTGATCCCCAGCGGCCCGATCCGGGCCGCGTCACGACCCGCCGACTCAACCGGACGGAGTATCGCAACACGTTGCGTGACCTGATCGGCGTGGACTTCGACGCCGACGCCATGTTGCCGCCCGACGACGTCGGCTATGGTTTCGACAACATCGGCGACGTTCTGAGCATCTCGCCGATGCGCCTGGAGAAATTCATCGAGGCGGCCATGACGGCCGTGAACCAGGGCGGGCCGATGGACACGGTGGTCATGCCAACCCGGATGCTGCAGGGTGGCGATTTTCTTACCGCCGACGGTTCTCAGAACGCCGGGCGCATCTCGTACTACCAGGCGCGGACGACCAGCCACACGTTCAAGATTAAAACCGCCGCCGATTACCGCCTCATGCTCAACACCAAGCTCGACGGCGAGGCGACCCCCGTTGATCCCCAGCGCGTCCGCGTCGTGTGGAAGGCCGATGGGAAGACCTTTTTGGAAAAGGAATACGGTTGGGCGGACATGGAATATCTGACGGACACGTTCACCTTCAAATGGGAGCCAGGCGACCATGTGGTGAGTTGCGAACTCACGCCGGTTTTCCCCGATCTTCGACCCCTGCGCACGAAGATGGAGTATCGGGTTCTCTTCGCGATTTTCGATGGTCCGCTCGAGAAGGAAAAGTGGGAACACCACCCCAATTACAAACGCTTCTACACGCGCGACAAACCGCCGGCCGACGCCGCCGAACGCCGAACATACGCTCGCGAGGTCCTCTCTCGCTTCGCGGCCCGGGCCTATCGCCGGCCCGTCGCGTCGGAGACGGTTGAGCAGCTCGTTCAAATTGCAGAGAAGAGTTATTCGTTACCAGGCACCACGTTTGAGATGGGCATTGCCCAGGCTCTCATCGCAGTGCTCGCTTCGCCACGCTTCCTTTTTCACCTCGAATCCACGGAACCCGCCCCGACGGGTCAGCAGGTCGCGCGGATCGATGAATACAGCCTCGCATCGCGGCTCTCTTATGCCCTGTGGTCTTCGCTGCCCGATGACGAACTAACCGGCCTGGCGGCGCGCGGTGAGTTGAGCAAGCATTTCCAGGCCCAGGTCAGGCGCATGCTCGCCTCCCCGAAGGCGCGCGCCTTCTCGGAGAATTTTGCCAGTCAGTGGCTGCAAACACGAAGCATCCTCGACATCCCGATCAATTCAGCCGCCGTGCTGGCCAGTGAAACTGCACCGTTGGCCCCGGAGGGCGTCACGAACGCCGCTATCGCCGCCGCTGTCGCCGCCGCTGGCACGACGACTGGAGCGGAGACCGGACCTGCGCCTGTCACCAATGCTTCATCGTCGCCCCCGGGGGCAGGCGCAGCAGCAGCGGCCGGAGTACCACCGGGAGTTGGCGCGCGTGGTCCCGCCGGATTCCCCGGACGCGGCGGCCCGTTCGGGCGTGGCCGGCGTGCGCCGATGGGCACGGAGCTGACACCCGAGTTGCGCGCGGCCATGAAGCAGGAGGTGGAATCCTACTTCGAACACCTCGTCCGCGAGGATCGGAGCGTGCTCGAACTCCTGGAAAGCAATTACACCTTCCTCAATGATCAACTCGGCGCGGTCTATGGGATCACGAATGTCATCGGCTCCGAAATGCGCCGCGTCGACCTACCCCCCGGCCACGTTCGCGGCGGCGTCCTGACGATGGGCGGCGTGCTCACGGTCACCTCGAACCCCACGCGCACCTCGCCGGTCAAACGCGGGAAGTGGGTGCTGGAAAACATCCTCGGTTCGCCGCCCGCCCCGCCTCCGCCAAACGTGCCGTCCCTGGAAGACACGCAGGCCAAGGCCGAGATCAAGGCCGCGACCCAGCGCGAACTCCTCGCGCTGCACCGGGCGGACCCGAAGTGCGCGTCCTGCCACTCGCGGATGGACCCGCCCGGGCTGGCATTGGAAGGTTTCAACGCGTTTGGCCGCGTCCGTGCGTATGAGTCCGGCCAGAAGATCGATCCTTCGGGCGAACTCGCCACGGGCGAAACATTCTCAGGGGTCGGCGACCTGAAGAAGGCGCTGGTCGAGAAGCATCGGATGGAATTCTACCGGACGATCACCGAGAAGCTCCTGACCTACGTCCTCGGCCGCGGCGTGGAATACTACGACGTGCCGACGGTCGATGAGATCGTCGCGAAGCTCGACCAGGACAACGGGCGTTTCTCCACGCTGCTCCTGGGCGTCCTCGAATCCGCCCCCTTCCAGCAACGCCGGACCACCCCGAACGCTTCCAATCGGGACCAGAGGGCGGGTAACATTCCCGCCGCATCCAACGACCTTGCCCAAAAGCCATGA
- a CDS encoding esterase family protein, with translation MTAEDQAAISRLAALPAWKPGVGDGDYSISPPYAPAPENAPRDDVPQGKVVTFHMDMTGSTFFPPAAGRDGAPPAPREVNVYIPAGYAPGTPAPLLFCHDAMGMHDNKPAPYLPTILDNLIAEKRLPAMVAVMVMPSNQRSLEYDTVSGKFAEFVETEVLPRVGQECNVTFTRDPNARATLGGSSGGAAALSMAWFHPELYRRVLVFSGTFVHLRTGPEAPHGAWEYHETFIPKTAPIKPLRIWLEVGERDNGAGVSSAGMGNWVIANQRMAEALKAKGYPYQFVFAKEAGHVDRPVRAHTLAPALEWLWKDYKPAAQ, from the coding sequence TTGACAGCCGAGGATCAGGCGGCGATCTCGAGGCTGGCCGCGCTCCCTGCATGGAAGCCAGGTGTCGGTGACGGCGATTACTCCATCTCGCCGCCCTACGCGCCCGCGCCCGAGAACGCTCCCCGCGATGACGTTCCGCAAGGCAAGGTGGTCACTTTCCACATGGACATGACGGGCAGCACATTTTTCCCGCCGGCCGCCGGGCGCGACGGCGCTCCGCCCGCACCGCGCGAGGTCAACGTCTATATTCCCGCAGGCTACGCCCCCGGCACACCCGCACCGCTGCTCTTCTGTCACGATGCCATGGGCATGCATGACAACAAACCCGCGCCGTACCTGCCCACGATCCTGGACAACCTTATCGCCGAAAAGCGGCTGCCGGCGATGGTTGCCGTCATGGTCATGCCCAGCAACCAGCGCAGCCTCGAATACGACACGGTCTCCGGGAAATTCGCCGAGTTCGTGGAGACCGAGGTGCTTCCGCGCGTCGGCCAGGAATGCAACGTCACCTTCACCAGGGACCCCAATGCCCGCGCCACCCTTGGTGGCAGCTCGGGCGGTGCGGCAGCGCTTTCGATGGCCTGGTTTCATCCCGAGCTTTACCGCCGCGTGCTCGTGTTCTCCGGCACCTTCGTCCATCTGCGCACCGGCCCCGAAGCGCCGCACGGAGCGTGGGAATACCACGAGACTTTCATCCCCAAGACGGCGCCGATCAAACCGCTCCGCATCTGGCTCGAGGTCGGCGAGAGGGACAACGGCGCAGGCGTTTCGAGCGCGGGCATGGGCAACTGGGTCATCGCCAATCAACGAATGGCCGAAGCGTTGAAGGCCAAGGGCTATCCCTATCAGTTCGTGTTTGCCAAGGAGGCCGGCCACGTGGACCGCCCCGTCCGCGCCCACACTTTGGCGCCCGCGCTGGAATGGCTGTGGAAAGACTACAAGCCGGCGGCGCAGTGA
- a CDS encoding DUF1552 domain-containing protein, translating into MNIRKSLPTDPLALNRRRFLRNLGVCLAVPALEAFPRRVFAADGTPKLAATTATGVPLRTAFLYFPNGAIPSAWWPTGSGVEFELNRTMEPLAKVKQHLQVLGGLNCLSANSGPDGGGDHARANGTFLTGVRIKKTNGADFRAGVSIDQVMAQQIGLLTPFRSLELSCDTVLNVGTCDTEYACVYQHNLAWGSPTTPLTPEVSPRALFERMFGAGTPQERAKNLAIRQQQTSSILDFIKSDMKSLTREVTGRDRDKIDEYFTGVREIEQRIQAAEKSRAGRSQPTVDSPEAGIPSSYREYVRLMFDMLFLAFQTDTTRVATFMISGDGNNRDFAEIGITDGHHNLSHHGNRQDWIQKVATIDHFYVSQLAYFLEKMEAAQDLDGKSLLHNSQIIYGSGNSDGNRHSHTNLPVILAGHAGGTLKPGRYTKFNELPVTNLYLSMLDRIGGAQRLQRFGDSTARLENI; encoded by the coding sequence ATGAACATCAGGAAATCTCTCCCGACCGATCCGCTGGCCCTGAACCGCCGACGTTTTCTCCGCAACTTGGGAGTGTGTCTGGCCGTGCCCGCTTTGGAGGCATTTCCCCGGCGTGTCTTCGCGGCCGACGGCACGCCGAAACTCGCCGCCACGACCGCGACCGGCGTGCCCCTGCGCACCGCCTTCCTCTATTTTCCGAACGGCGCCATCCCATCCGCGTGGTGGCCCACGGGAAGTGGAGTTGAATTTGAGCTGAACCGCACGATGGAGCCCCTCGCCAAGGTGAAGCAGCACCTCCAGGTGCTGGGTGGCCTGAATTGCCTCTCTGCGAACTCCGGCCCCGACGGCGGCGGCGACCACGCGCGCGCCAACGGGACATTCCTCACGGGCGTGCGGATCAAGAAGACCAACGGCGCTGACTTCCGGGCCGGCGTTTCTATCGACCAGGTCATGGCCCAGCAAATCGGCTTGCTCACGCCGTTCCGTTCGCTCGAGCTTTCCTGTGACACCGTGCTCAATGTCGGCACCTGCGACACCGAATACGCCTGCGTCTATCAGCACAACCTCGCGTGGGGTTCTCCCACGACGCCGCTCACCCCCGAAGTGAGTCCCCGGGCGCTGTTCGAGCGGATGTTCGGCGCCGGCACGCCGCAGGAACGCGCCAAGAACCTCGCCATCCGGCAGCAGCAGACGAGCTCGATCCTTGATTTCATCAAGAGCGACATGAAGAGCCTCACGCGCGAGGTGACGGGCCGCGACCGCGACAAGATCGACGAATACTTCACCGGCGTGCGGGAGATCGAGCAGCGCATCCAGGCCGCCGAGAAGTCCCGCGCCGGCCGTTCCCAGCCGACGGTGGATTCGCCGGAAGCCGGCATCCCCTCCAGCTACCGGGAGTATGTGCGGCTGATGTTTGACATGCTTTTCCTTGCGTTCCAGACGGATACGACGCGCGTCGCGACCTTCATGATTTCCGGCGACGGGAACAACCGCGACTTCGCCGAAATCGGGATCACCGACGGCCATCACAACCTGTCCCATCACGGCAACCGCCAGGATTGGATCCAGAAGGTCGCCACGATCGACCATTTCTACGTGAGCCAGCTCGCCTACTTCCTCGAAAAGATGGAGGCCGCGCAGGATCTGGACGGCAAATCACTCCTGCACAACTCCCAGATCATCTACGGCAGCGGCAACTCCGACGGGAACCGCCACTCGCACACGAATCTTCCAGTCATCCTGGCGGGTCACGCGGGCGGCACACTGAAACCCGGGCGCTACACCAAGTTCAACGAACTGCCGGTGACGAATCTTTATCTCAGCATGCTGGATCGCATTGGTGGTGCTCAGCGGCTGCAACGCTTCGGCGATTCGACGGCCCGCCTCGAAAACATTTGA
- a CDS encoding endo-1,4-beta-xylanase, whose product MNSIIVRHLVGYWLLATLALAVTSPARAAGPTTALKDAFKDHFPIGTAVNRSMVMGGPGFRRSVEQNASDIALLKQHFNQITAENDTKWQLIHPREGADGYDFGPTDALVSFGVSNHMQIVGHTLVWHSQTPNWVFAGTNPPPASATNAGPVTTAAAGITNAPGTNQPGRRGFGPGFGRYSGPRASREELLQRMRDHIHTVVGRYQGKIQIWDVVNEALADGNGTNVLRNSLWSEIIGPDFVAKAFQYAHEADPKAILRYNDYGLENPAKRKRLISLIKELQSQKIPVHAIGSQAHVNVSTTFETMDQSLTEMATLGLPIHITELDVNSAQAGQRGFGADVASNASTTQGGLVGDADKKLADAYAGIFRAFVKHRDSVKMVTFWGVNDAVSWRAQGKPLLFDGENRPKAAFDAVIAEAKGGSSK is encoded by the coding sequence ATGAACTCTATAATCGTACGCCACCTCGTTGGCTACTGGCTCCTCGCGACTCTTGCGCTCGCCGTGACGTCGCCAGCCCGCGCTGCGGGACCAACCACTGCGCTGAAAGACGCTTTCAAGGACCACTTCCCCATCGGCACCGCGGTGAATCGCAGCATGGTGATGGGCGGTCCCGGCTTCCGCCGCAGCGTCGAACAAAACGCCTCGGATATCGCCCTCCTCAAGCAGCACTTTAACCAAATCACTGCGGAGAACGATACCAAATGGCAGCTCATTCATCCGCGCGAGGGAGCCGATGGATACGACTTCGGCCCGACCGATGCCCTGGTGAGCTTCGGTGTGAGCAATCACATGCAGATCGTTGGCCACACGCTGGTATGGCACAGCCAGACACCGAACTGGGTGTTCGCTGGCACGAATCCGCCGCCTGCCTCGGCGACCAATGCAGGACCAGTGACCACCGCCGCTGCTGGGATCACGAATGCGCCGGGCACGAATCAGCCCGGAAGGCGTGGATTTGGTCCCGGCTTCGGCCGCTACAGTGGACCGCGCGCCTCGCGGGAGGAACTGCTCCAGCGGATGCGCGATCACATCCACACCGTCGTCGGCCGCTACCAGGGGAAGATCCAGATCTGGGATGTCGTGAACGAAGCGCTCGCCGACGGTAACGGGACAAACGTGCTCCGGAACTCATTGTGGTCGGAGATCATCGGTCCGGATTTCGTCGCCAAGGCGTTTCAATACGCTCACGAGGCTGATCCGAAAGCGATCCTCCGCTACAACGACTACGGCCTGGAGAACCCGGCCAAGCGCAAGCGGCTGATCTCGCTGATCAAGGAGCTCCAGTCGCAGAAGATCCCGGTCCACGCGATCGGGTCGCAGGCGCACGTCAACGTCTCCACCACGTTCGAGACGATGGACCAGTCGCTCACGGAGATGGCGACGCTCGGCCTGCCCATCCACATCACGGAGCTCGACGTCAACAGCGCACAGGCCGGTCAGCGCGGCTTCGGCGCCGACGTCGCGAGCAACGCGTCTACGACGCAGGGCGGCTTGGTCGGCGACGCGGACAAGAAGCTCGCCGACGCTTACGCGGGCATTTTTCGCGCCTTCGTGAAGCACCGCGACTCGGTAAAGATGGTGACATTCTGGGGGGTGAACGACGCGGTCTCCTGGCGGGCGCAAGGCAAACCCCTGCTCTTCGACGGCGAGAACCGGCCCAAGGCCGCCTTTGACGCGGTGATCGCCGAAGCAAAAGGAGGATCGTCGAAGTAG
- a CDS encoding MFS transporter, translating to MQKQPLSLREKFGYGLGDMASNIVYQAVINVLMYFYTDIYGIEAAAAGTLMVVVRIFDAITDPIMGAVADRTRSRWGRYRPWLLWMAVPYGILAVAAFITPDVAVGTKLVYAYISYALLMTAYTAVNIPYSALAGTMTSDKDERSGLQSWRFGMAMVGGFLVTVSIWPLSRLLGGGGEPKDLQLGFPFAVALLAIVGVVALLGCFAWTRERTYPDEELQKGQAVRTTISEDLGAMFRNSQFLIVTLAMFIIQIRGGLQGNVKPYFIRYYIDHDLTGFFAIRENFMALYMGLTMLAGVVGVFVANRLFLKLGWCKVTVMKTALLGSLVPNALLLFVPRQSWEVSLLLIMAGNFCHMMFLPLLFAAIPDTVDYGLKTIGRGAMAMFFAGQLFALKMGISVGGGSGGWILGVFGYQANVEQTERSLTGIKVAFAGAPLAAAILVVILLQFYKLKKGWEHNEVIISPGVEPK from the coding sequence ATGCAGAAACAGCCGCTCAGCCTGCGCGAAAAATTCGGCTATGGCCTTGGCGACATGGCCAGCAACATCGTCTATCAGGCCGTTATCAACGTCCTGATGTACTTTTACACGGACATCTATGGCATCGAGGCCGCGGCGGCCGGGACGCTCATGGTCGTAGTCCGCATCTTCGACGCGATTACCGATCCTATCATGGGCGCGGTGGCCGACCGGACGCGCTCCCGGTGGGGCCGCTACCGTCCCTGGCTGCTCTGGATGGCCGTTCCCTACGGGATTTTGGCTGTCGCGGCGTTTATCACGCCGGACGTGGCAGTCGGCACCAAACTGGTTTACGCCTACATTTCCTACGCGTTGCTGATGACCGCCTACACCGCAGTCAACATCCCGTATTCGGCGCTCGCAGGAACGATGACCTCGGACAAGGACGAGCGCTCCGGACTGCAGTCCTGGCGCTTCGGCATGGCGATGGTCGGCGGCTTCCTCGTGACTGTTTCTATCTGGCCACTCTCGCGATTGTTGGGCGGCGGGGGTGAGCCAAAGGACCTTCAGCTGGGTTTTCCATTCGCCGTGGCGCTGCTGGCGATCGTCGGTGTCGTCGCGCTCCTCGGTTGCTTCGCTTGGACTCGAGAACGCACGTATCCGGACGAGGAGTTGCAAAAGGGACAAGCCGTTCGGACCACCATATCGGAAGACCTGGGCGCCATGTTCCGGAACAGCCAATTCCTGATCGTCACCCTGGCCATGTTCATCATTCAGATCCGCGGAGGGCTGCAAGGTAACGTGAAGCCCTACTTCATCCGCTACTACATCGATCACGACCTCACCGGGTTCTTCGCCATCCGGGAGAACTTCATGGCGCTCTACATGGGGTTGACCATGCTCGCCGGGGTGGTGGGGGTGTTTGTGGCGAACCGCCTGTTCTTGAAGCTGGGGTGGTGCAAGGTGACGGTGATGAAAACGGCGCTCCTCGGCTCGCTGGTGCCCAACGCTTTGCTGCTGTTCGTTCCCCGGCAATCCTGGGAAGTGTCGCTGCTGCTCATCATGGCCGGCAACTTCTGTCACATGATGTTCCTCCCCCTGCTCTTTGCCGCCATTCCGGACACGGTCGATTACGGGTTGAAAACCATCGGCCGTGGCGCGATGGCGATGTTCTTCGCCGGACAACTGTTCGCCTTGAAGATGGGCATCTCCGTCGGCGGCGGATCCGGCGGATGGATCCTGGGAGTCTTTGGTTACCAGGCCAACGTGGAACAAACAGAACGCTCGTTGACGGGCATCAAGGTCGCGTTTGCTGGCGCACCTTTGGCGGCCGCCATCCTCGTGGTGATTCTCTTGCAGTTCTATAAGTTGAAAAAGGGATGGGAGCACAACGAAGTCATCATCAGTCCGGGAGTGGAACCCAAGTAG
- a CDS encoding glycoside hydrolase family 43 protein — MSEELPMPITNPILSGFNPDPSILRVGDDYYIATSTFEWFPGVQIHHSRDLVHWRLLTRPLRRASQLDMLGDPDSCGVWAPCLSYADGLFWLIYTDVKRFGRASVAGASGSSMRDFHNYLVTCPTIDGDWSDPVYLNSSGFDPSLFHEDNGRKYLLNMLWDHRPGHNRFAGIVLQEYSVTERRLIGERVNIFKGTELGFTEAPHLYKRDGWYYLLTAEGGTNWNHAVTMARSRTLTGPYELHPDTYILSARQRPDCELQRAGHASLVETQTGETYLAYLVGRPLRNRGRCTLGRETAIQKMAWGEDGWLRTLDGQGIPSIKTPAPALPPQPFPSGLVREHFDTPNLPLDFQWPRTPYPEEIFSLTARPGFLRLFGRETLGSLYRQALVARRQQSHCFSASTVIEFEPDHFQQLAGLICYYNSTKFHYLYLSHDEAIGKHLRVMSCAPDSMQADAFTPPIAIPAGKPVHLRVEVDFERMRLGYRVDARDADWRWLPQQFDASILSDECLAPGQAHFTGAFVGMACQDISGMRRPADFDFFEYVEREFKD; from the coding sequence ATGTCTGAGGAATTGCCCATGCCCATCACGAATCCGATCCTGTCCGGCTTCAATCCCGACCCGTCGATCCTCCGGGTCGGGGATGACTACTACATCGCCACTTCGACCTTTGAATGGTTCCCCGGCGTGCAGATCCATCACTCGCGCGACCTCGTCCACTGGCGATTGCTGACACGGCCACTCCGGCGCGCAAGCCAGCTCGACATGCTCGGCGATCCGGATTCGTGCGGGGTCTGGGCGCCGTGCCTGAGCTACGCGGATGGGTTATTCTGGTTGATCTACACCGATGTGAAGCGCTTCGGTCGTGCCAGCGTGGCTGGCGCCAGCGGCTCCTCGATGCGGGATTTCCACAACTACCTCGTGACCTGTCCGACGATTGACGGCGACTGGTCCGACCCCGTTTATCTCAACAGCAGTGGCTTTGATCCCTCGCTGTTCCACGAGGACAACGGCAGGAAGTATTTGCTGAACATGCTCTGGGATCATCGGCCGGGGCACAATCGCTTCGCTGGAATCGTGCTCCAGGAATACTCCGTCACGGAGCGCCGACTCATCGGTGAGCGCGTGAACATCTTCAAAGGAACCGAACTCGGCTTCACCGAGGCCCCGCATCTCTACAAACGCGACGGCTGGTATTACCTCCTCACCGCCGAAGGGGGCACCAACTGGAACCACGCGGTCACCATGGCCCGCTCTCGCACGCTCACTGGCCCGTACGAGCTGCACCCAGACACCTACATCCTGAGCGCGAGACAGCGCCCCGACTGCGAGTTGCAACGCGCCGGGCACGCCAGTCTCGTCGAAACACAAACGGGCGAAACCTACCTGGCTTATCTCGTCGGTCGACCGCTGCGCAACCGAGGTCGCTGCACGCTCGGCCGCGAAACCGCGATTCAAAAGATGGCCTGGGGTGAGGACGGTTGGCTACGGACGCTGGATGGGCAAGGGATCCCGTCCATCAAGACGCCGGCCCCGGCTCTGCCGCCCCAGCCGTTCCCGTCCGGCCTGGTGCGGGAGCATTTCGACACGCCGAACCTCCCACTCGACTTCCAATGGCCCCGGACGCCGTATCCGGAGGAGATCTTCAGCCTCACGGCACGGCCGGGATTTTTGCGCCTGTTCGGTCGCGAGACGCTGGGCAGCCTTTACCGCCAGGCCCTGGTCGCACGGCGTCAACAGTCTCATTGCTTCAGCGCATCGACGGTCATCGAGTTCGAGCCCGACCACTTCCAACAACTCGCCGGCCTGATCTGCTATTACAACAGCACCAAGTTCCACTACCTCTACCTCTCGCACGACGAAGCCATCGGAAAGCATCTGCGCGTGATGTCCTGCGCCCCGGACTCGATGCAGGCCGACGCCTTCACTCCACCGATTGCCATCCCCGCCGGCAAGCCCGTGCACCTGCGTGTGGAGGTTGATTTCGAGCGGATGCGCCTTGGATACCGTGTGGATGCCAGGGACGCAGATTGGCGATGGCTGCCGCAGCAGTTCGATGCCAGCATTCTGTCCGACGAATGCCTCGCTCCAGGCCAGGCCCATTTCACCGGCGCGTTCGTCGGCATGGCGTGCCAGGACATCTCAGGCATGCGTAGGCCCGCGGACTTCGACTTTTTCGAGTATGTGGAGCGGGAGTTCAAGGACTGA